The following proteins are co-located in the Actinomycetota bacterium genome:
- a CDS encoding nucleoside monophosphate kinase, with amino-acid sequence MRLVLLGPPGAGKGTQAARVACRFDAPHIATGDIFRANVAEGTELGRAAQEFMDRGDLVPDEVVIAMVMERLASDD; translated from the coding sequence ATGCGTCTTGTTCTCCTCGGCCCGCCTGGAGCCGGAAAGGGCACGCAGGCCGCTCGGGTGGCCTGCCGCTTCGATGCCCCACACATCGCCACCGGGGACATCTTCCGGGCGAACGTGGCCGAGGGGACCGAGCTGGGCCGGGCCGCCCAGGAGTTCATGGACCGGGGCGACCTGGTGCCCGACGAGGTGGTCATCGCCATGGTCATGGAGCGCCTGGCCTCCGACGAC